A genomic region of Candidatus Eisenbacteria bacterium contains the following coding sequences:
- a CDS encoding ATP-binding protein, with protein sequence MKARASAPRIPHDGVRRALLDHDDIGILLIDPQGRVAEANAAALQLLGTTAARTHGEPASELLRTVVSGDDPVADAFRSKASEREAVLHARGGAEVPVLLRSRRIGKPPWLVMAIRDLSQSRRMQQELRRHERLATLGQLSTGVAHEIRNPLTGIGTSAQVLLGRFEPRDERARFVRVILDEVARLDRIVNSLLQYARPREPELKPTALATCIEHVLELAADPVERAGVRVELDVARGLGPVYIDPDLVTQVLLNVTLNAVQAMPQGGRLRYEVRRVRRRGPPRGAGRRASDRSRRNGRAVARPWSVFQQVRVIDTGVGIPRGILSKLFDPFFSTKPGGTGLGLSICQTIMHEHGGSIAAASREGRGTTVLLDFPVEKRHGERRRTDSDAKRAKPAHR encoded by the coding sequence ATGAAGGCACGTGCGAGCGCGCCGAGGATTCCCCATGACGGCGTCCGGCGGGCGCTCCTGGATCACGATGACATCGGGATCCTGCTGATCGATCCGCAGGGCCGCGTGGCCGAGGCCAACGCGGCCGCCCTCCAGCTCCTCGGCACGACCGCGGCGCGAACCCACGGCGAGCCGGCCAGCGAGCTCTTGCGCACCGTGGTCTCGGGCGACGATCCGGTCGCCGATGCATTCCGCTCCAAGGCCTCAGAGCGCGAGGCCGTCCTCCACGCGCGCGGCGGCGCCGAGGTGCCGGTGCTGCTCCGGTCGCGACGCATCGGGAAGCCGCCCTGGCTGGTGATGGCGATCCGCGATCTGTCGCAGTCGCGCCGGATGCAGCAGGAGCTGCGGCGACACGAGCGGCTCGCCACGCTGGGCCAGCTCTCCACCGGCGTGGCGCACGAGATCCGCAACCCGCTCACCGGCATCGGCACTTCCGCCCAGGTGCTGCTCGGGCGCTTCGAGCCCCGCGACGAGCGGGCGCGATTCGTGCGCGTGATCCTCGACGAGGTGGCGCGTCTCGACCGCATCGTGAACAGCCTTCTCCAGTACGCGCGCCCGCGCGAGCCGGAGCTCAAGCCCACCGCTCTCGCCACCTGCATCGAGCACGTGCTCGAGCTGGCCGCCGATCCGGTGGAGCGCGCAGGCGTGCGCGTGGAGTTGGACGTGGCACGAGGGCTCGGGCCGGTCTACATTGACCCGGACCTGGTGACGCAGGTGCTGCTCAACGTCACGCTCAACGCGGTTCAGGCCATGCCGCAGGGCGGGCGTCTGCGCTACGAAGTGCGGCGCGTGCGAAGGCGCGGGCCTCCGCGCGGCGCCGGGCGCCGGGCTTCCGACCGGTCGCGGCGCAACGGTCGCGCGGTCGCGCGGCCGTGGTCCGTCTTCCAGCAGGTGCGAGTGATCGACACGGGTGTGGGGATTCCTCGCGGCATTCTGTCCAAGCTGTTCGATCCATTCTTCTCGACCAAGCCCGGGGGCACCGGGCTCGGTCTGTCCATCTGCCAGACCATCATGCACGAGCATGGAGGCTCGATCGCCGCGGCCAGTCGCGAGGGGCGAGGGACCACCGTGCTGCTCGACTTCCCGGTGGAGAAGCGTCATGGCGAAAGGCGAAGAACAGACTCAGACGCAAAGCGCGCAAAGCCTGCTCATCGTTGA
- a CDS encoding sigma-54 dependent transcriptional regulator, translated as MAKGEEQTQTQSAQSLLIVDDERSLRFSLGEWARDIGLRPLEAAGGMDALAAVIQGGVDAVLLDLKLGEEDGLQVLKRLREEDPRLPVIMLTGHGTVEQAVRATKLGAYDFILKPPDLAHLGVVVQRALEHARLRREVEHLRRASRPEQPLLGQSPGLKQALQHLDRVAASPATTVLLLGETGTGKELMARHLHAHSARADGPFIDVNCSAIPEQLLESQLFGHEKGAFTDAKQFRKGLFELAHGGTMLLDEIGEMPSALQAKLLRVLEGRMFRRVGGHVDVSVDVRVVAATHRDLQQMVAEGRFREDLYFRLNVVPIRMPPLRERAQDIPDLAQHFVARLSKELSRPMATISADAMRALQAYAWPGNVRELRNVIERVLLLEADEEILASHLPPEILGRPSSSGPMGAMAFEAFPEGSVRPLAELERMAIEHSLKICEGNKTRAALRLGISRQTLRTKLNEYQMGDDGETGEGV; from the coding sequence ATGGCGAAAGGCGAAGAACAGACTCAGACGCAAAGCGCGCAAAGCCTGCTCATCGTTGACGACGAGCGCTCGCTCCGGTTCAGCCTGGGCGAATGGGCGCGCGACATCGGCCTCCGGCCGCTGGAGGCGGCGGGCGGGATGGACGCGCTCGCGGCCGTCATCCAGGGAGGCGTCGATGCCGTCCTGCTCGACCTGAAGCTGGGCGAAGAGGACGGGTTGCAGGTGCTCAAGCGCCTGCGCGAAGAGGATCCGCGGCTTCCGGTGATCATGCTCACGGGTCACGGCACGGTGGAGCAGGCGGTGCGTGCCACCAAGCTCGGGGCCTACGACTTCATCCTGAAGCCTCCCGATCTCGCCCACCTGGGTGTCGTGGTGCAGCGCGCGCTCGAGCACGCGCGGCTGCGGCGGGAGGTCGAGCACCTGCGCCGCGCCTCTCGTCCCGAGCAGCCGCTGCTCGGCCAGAGCCCGGGCCTCAAGCAGGCGCTCCAGCATCTCGATCGCGTCGCGGCCAGTCCCGCCACCACCGTGCTGCTGCTCGGCGAGACCGGCACCGGCAAGGAGCTGATGGCTCGCCACCTCCACGCCCACAGCGCGCGGGCCGACGGTCCGTTCATCGACGTCAACTGCAGCGCGATTCCGGAGCAGCTCCTCGAGAGCCAGCTCTTCGGGCACGAGAAAGGGGCCTTCACCGACGCCAAGCAGTTCCGCAAGGGACTCTTCGAGCTGGCCCACGGCGGAACGATGCTGCTCGACGAGATCGGGGAGATGCCCTCGGCACTCCAGGCCAAGCTGCTGCGCGTGCTCGAAGGGCGGATGTTCCGGCGCGTCGGCGGCCATGTGGACGTGTCGGTGGACGTGCGTGTGGTCGCCGCCACGCACCGGGACCTCCAGCAGATGGTGGCGGAAGGCCGTTTTCGCGAGGACCTCTACTTCCGGCTCAACGTGGTGCCCATCCGCATGCCGCCGCTCCGCGAGCGCGCGCAGGACATCCCTGACCTGGCGCAGCACTTCGTGGCCCGGCTATCGAAGGAGCTGAGCCGGCCGATGGCCACGATCAGCGCCGACGCGATGCGCGCCCTGCAGGCCTACGCATGGCCGGGCAACGTGCGCGAGCTGCGCAACGTCATCGAGCGCGTCCTTCTGCTCGAAGCCGACGAGGAGATCCTCGCGTCCCATCTGCCTCCCGAGATCCTGGGACGGCCGTCGTCCTCCGGGCCCATGGGCGCCATGGCGTTCGAAGCATTCCCCGAAGGCTCCGTGCGGCCGCTCGCCGAGCTGGAGCGAATGGCCATCGAGCACTCGCTGAAGATCTGCGAAGGCAACAAGACCCGCGCCGCCCTCCGCCTCGGCATCTCGCGCCAGACCCTGCGAACCAAGCTCAACGAGTACCAGATGGGCGACGACGGGGAGACCGGCGAAGGGGTGTAG
- the csrA gene encoding carbon storage regulator CsrA: MLVLTRKLGENIRIGDSVKITVLEVRSGQVKLGIEAPPEIKVHREEIYARIQEENRRANRGKTEGTGADPGRKDLNSKDLNSKD; the protein is encoded by the coding sequence ATGCTGGTCCTAACAAGGAAGTTAGGCGAGAACATCCGGATCGGTGACTCGGTCAAGATCACTGTGCTCGAAGTTCGCTCGGGCCAAGTGAAGCTTGGAATCGAGGCGCCGCCGGAGATCAAAGTGCATCGTGAGGAGATCTACGCGCGGATTCAGGAAGAGAACCGCCGGGCGAATCGTGGCAAGACCGAGGGGACGGGTGCAGACCCCGGCCGCAAGGATCTGAACAGCAAGGACCTGAACAGCAAGGACTAG
- the trpA gene encoding tryptophan synthase subunit alpha gives MSRIASAFAAARGHTGLIPYLVAGYPTPEASLEMLRGFARQGALAVEIGVPFSDPIADGPDIQRASEKALEHGVGVTTALDLVSALRKDSELPLVLMSYANPILKNGLEAFGARATAAGLDGVLISDLPPDEAPELWAALDRAGLDTVVLVAPTTAESRLTLLLERARGFVYCLSRTGVTGQGGGFRGSIEERIAAVRERCGLPVAVGFGISSAMDARSLAGVADAVVVGAAFMRAAAAGAPESAVHRVLALSRELIEALSDGSA, from the coding sequence ATGAGCCGCATCGCCTCCGCATTCGCGGCGGCTCGCGGTCACACCGGACTCATCCCGTATCTCGTCGCGGGATATCCCACGCCTGAGGCATCGCTGGAGATGCTGCGCGGCTTCGCTCGCCAGGGAGCGCTGGCGGTGGAGATCGGCGTTCCCTTCTCCGACCCCATCGCCGACGGCCCGGACATTCAGCGCGCCTCGGAGAAGGCACTCGAGCATGGCGTCGGCGTGACGACCGCACTCGACCTGGTCTCTGCACTGAGGAAGGATTCCGAGCTGCCGCTGGTGCTGATGAGCTACGCCAATCCGATCCTGAAGAACGGGCTCGAGGCGTTCGGCGCCCGCGCGACGGCCGCGGGGCTCGACGGGGTGCTGATCTCCGATCTGCCTCCCGACGAAGCACCCGAGCTGTGGGCCGCGCTCGATCGCGCCGGTCTCGACACGGTGGTGCTGGTCGCGCCGACGACGGCAGAGAGCCGCCTCACGCTCCTGCTCGAGCGCGCGCGCGGATTCGTCTACTGCCTGTCTCGCACCGGCGTCACCGGTCAAGGCGGCGGCTTCCGCGGCTCGATCGAGGAACGGATCGCGGCCGTGCGTGAGCGTTGCGGCTTGCCCGTCGCCGTGGGCTTCGGGATCTCGAGCGCCATGGACGCGCGCTCGCTCGCGGGCGTCGCGGACGCGGTGGTGGTGGGCGCGGCGTTCATGCGCGCCGCGGCCGCGGGCGCCCCGGAGAGCGCCGTGCATCGCGTCCTTGCGCTGTCCCGCGAGTTGATCGAGGCCCTGAGCGACGGCTCGGCCTAG
- a CDS encoding response regulator: MPHILIVDDEPGTSWALAEGLTDDGHTIDTFGTAEAALTWLSKSQSDLVISDLRLPGMSGLELARKLRRGRHAQPIILVTAYGTPETLREARTAGVMECFAKPFAMDGLRRSVARALEVSADERRRRTRRPR, encoded by the coding sequence ATGCCCCACATCCTGATCGTGGACGACGAGCCCGGAACCTCCTGGGCCCTCGCCGAAGGTCTCACCGACGACGGCCACACCATCGACACCTTCGGCACCGCCGAGGCCGCGCTGACCTGGCTCTCGAAGTCGCAGAGCGACCTGGTGATCTCGGACCTCCGTCTGCCCGGCATGAGCGGCCTCGAGCTGGCGCGCAAGCTGCGCCGCGGCCGTCATGCCCAACCCATCATTCTCGTGACCGCGTACGGAACGCCCGAGACCCTCCGTGAAGCGCGCACGGCGGGCGTGATGGAGTGTTTTGCCAAGCCGTTCGCCATGGATGGGCTGCGCCGCTCCGTCGCGCGCGCGCTCGAAGTGTCGGCCGACGAGCGTCGCCGCCGCACCCGCAGGCCGCGATGA
- a CDS encoding SpoIIE family protein phosphatase: protein MDRGAPAEQLSWLILPAAAMLLASALSLPSQRYTGLTLRGDEVMAVEPDSPGDRAGIRSGDRLQATSHRSDELQSPLAGATPGRPIELLRRRGHLVERLDLMPIRPPPGERRMLAALFAVASGFVLLGGLVWSERRDRLTRPFYLLCMAFAVLLAPPPAMRSASWSLLHELLYTTATLALPALCIHFFALFPEPRAPRGRVAASATLAYGIAFVLTLSWVITLVVRAAGVDSGALWLGLLQAAAAVWFASGLLLAVALFARSYLRAGSEDARRRLRVALLGTALGLGPLAALTVWRNLAPDVAVPGERLLVVLTLLVPLSFTWATVIHRVFDFRVAVRAAVAAGLFALTGGAVYVAGELATALSPDGADYGGLSLALVGVGAALAGPARPLGRALGRVVLPWSESRPLSETLSLDALRGETRGEVLEQATAAMTSELRLHLCIALEVEDGSVRGFGPSGPIEDPPRLDPGVFHALAGREGIATIDDLTLLAADRQTLRELGVHWLMAVGEAPRPIALLLGRRLAGPWLDRREVETVSRFARLLSLALENFALRHAARTHGELDRELALAGAIQTHLLPRRAPVYPTLDCAAATLSSEAVGGDYYDFVERSSRELTLVVGDAAGKGVPAALRLAGVQARFKAEVMRGQDPGSLLQTFNLELARHQHPENFVGLVCARIDVRAGKVLIANAGLEPPLLRRRSGEWESMAVGGVLLGVDPEADYPEARADLGAGDLVLIYTDGLTEARRADELFGTDRVREVVDQNAHRRAVDLVQALIQAARCFADRPLDDLTVVVLKQLADPPTALVRPSRPRTASSPASWSPIPLGETTGAVSPARAANPRAADPIG, encoded by the coding sequence ATGGACCGCGGAGCCCCCGCCGAACAGCTTTCCTGGTTGATCCTGCCGGCCGCCGCCATGCTGTTGGCCTCGGCGCTGAGCCTGCCTTCCCAGCGCTATACCGGGTTGACGCTGCGCGGCGACGAAGTGATGGCGGTGGAGCCTGACAGCCCGGGCGACCGAGCGGGAATCCGGTCCGGAGACCGGCTGCAGGCCACCTCCCATCGGTCCGACGAGCTCCAGAGCCCGCTCGCCGGGGCCACGCCCGGCCGGCCGATCGAGCTGCTCCGGCGCCGAGGACACCTGGTCGAGCGCCTCGACCTCATGCCCATTCGGCCACCTCCTGGAGAGCGGCGAATGCTGGCCGCATTGTTCGCCGTCGCCTCGGGCTTCGTGCTGCTCGGTGGCCTGGTGTGGAGCGAGCGCCGCGACCGGCTGACACGCCCCTTCTATCTCCTCTGCATGGCCTTTGCCGTCCTGCTCGCGCCTCCGCCCGCGATGCGCTCGGCGTCCTGGAGCCTGCTCCACGAGCTGCTCTACACCACCGCCACGCTGGCGCTGCCGGCGCTCTGCATCCACTTCTTCGCGCTCTTCCCCGAGCCCCGCGCGCCGCGCGGCCGGGTGGCGGCAAGCGCCACTCTCGCCTACGGGATCGCCTTCGTGCTGACGCTGAGCTGGGTCATCACGCTGGTCGTCCGCGCCGCGGGCGTCGATTCCGGAGCGCTGTGGCTCGGCTTGCTGCAGGCAGCGGCCGCGGTGTGGTTCGCCTCGGGTCTGCTGCTCGCGGTGGCGCTGTTCGCGAGATCGTATCTCCGCGCAGGCTCCGAGGACGCGCGGCGCCGCCTGCGTGTCGCGCTGCTGGGCACCGCGCTGGGTCTGGGACCGCTGGCCGCCCTCACCGTGTGGCGCAATCTCGCTCCCGACGTCGCGGTCCCGGGCGAGCGCCTCCTCGTGGTGCTCACGCTGCTGGTGCCGCTCTCGTTCACGTGGGCCACCGTGATCCATCGCGTCTTCGATTTCAGGGTCGCGGTGCGGGCGGCGGTCGCGGCGGGACTGTTCGCGCTCACCGGCGGCGCGGTCTACGTCGCCGGAGAGCTGGCCACCGCGCTCAGCCCGGACGGCGCCGACTACGGAGGCCTCTCGCTGGCGCTCGTCGGGGTCGGCGCGGCGCTCGCGGGTCCGGCACGTCCGCTCGGCCGCGCGCTGGGTCGGGTCGTCCTACCCTGGAGCGAGTCACGTCCGCTCTCCGAGACGTTGTCGTTGGACGCGCTGCGCGGCGAGACGCGCGGCGAGGTGCTCGAGCAGGCCACCGCGGCCATGACCTCGGAGCTTCGGCTGCATCTCTGCATCGCGCTCGAAGTGGAGGACGGCTCGGTGCGCGGCTTCGGCCCATCGGGCCCGATCGAGGATCCGCCCCGGCTCGATCCAGGCGTCTTCCATGCGCTGGCCGGCCGCGAAGGCATCGCGACGATCGACGATCTGACGCTCCTCGCCGCCGATCGGCAGACCTTGAGAGAGCTCGGCGTCCACTGGCTGATGGCGGTCGGCGAGGCCCCACGGCCGATCGCGCTCCTGCTCGGACGCCGGCTGGCGGGTCCCTGGCTCGATCGCCGCGAGGTCGAGACGGTCTCGCGCTTCGCCCGTCTGCTCTCGCTCGCGCTCGAGAACTTCGCGCTGCGTCACGCGGCGCGCACGCACGGGGAGCTCGATCGCGAGCTGGCGCTGGCGGGCGCGATCCAGACGCATCTGCTCCCGCGCCGCGCGCCGGTCTACCCCACGCTCGACTGCGCCGCGGCGACGCTCTCCAGCGAAGCGGTGGGCGGCGATTACTACGACTTCGTCGAGCGCTCGTCGCGCGAGCTGACCTTGGTGGTGGGCGACGCAGCCGGGAAAGGCGTCCCGGCCGCGCTTCGTCTGGCCGGCGTTCAGGCGCGCTTCAAGGCGGAGGTCATGCGTGGCCAGGATCCGGGGTCGCTCCTGCAGACCTTCAACCTCGAGCTCGCCCGCCATCAGCATCCCGAGAACTTCGTGGGGCTCGTGTGCGCGCGCATCGACGTCCGCGCCGGAAAGGTGCTGATCGCCAACGCCGGGCTCGAGCCCCCGCTTCTCCGCCGCCGCTCCGGGGAGTGGGAGTCGATGGCGGTGGGCGGCGTCCTGCTCGGCGTCGATCCCGAGGCGGACTATCCCGAGGCGAGGGCCGATCTCGGCGCCGGGGACCTGGTGCTCATCTATACCGACGGCCTCACCGAGGCCCGCCGCGCGGACGAGCTGTTCGGCACCGACCGCGTCCGCGAAGTGGTGGACCAGAACGCGCACCGGCGGGCGGTGGACCTGGTCCAGGCGCTGATCCAGGCCGCGCGATGCTTCGCCGACCGTCCTCTGGACGACCTGACCGTGGTGGTGCTCAAGCAGCTGGCCGACCCGCCCACGGCGCTGGTCCGTCCGAGCCGGCCGCGGACGGCCTCAAGTCCGGCATCGTGGAGTCCGATACCGCTGGGTGAGACGACAGGAGCCGTCTCCCCCGCTCGCGCTGCCAACCCACGAGCGGCCGATCCGATAGGTTGA